In Halolamina litorea, the genomic window GAACTCGCTGGCGGCCCCGAGCCCTTGCAGGGGGTCGCCGCCGAGCATCGGCACCAGCAGCGGTACGCCCATCGTGGCGGCGACGAGGGCGGAGACGAAGGCGATCAGCACCCAGAGGAGCCGGGAGCGCCGGGCGTCGTCGAACTCCTTCCGGGCGACGACGAGTGCGTTCATCGGGGCACCTCCGTGGCCCCGTCGGCTTCGGGGTGGACGTACGCCCGGAACAGGTCCTCGAGGGACGCCTGACGCGCCTCGAAGTCGAGCAGTTCGCTCTCGCTCTCCCGAATCGCGTCGAGGACTCGGAGCTTCGCCGCGGGCACGGTACAGGTAGCGGTGATCTCGTTCCCGTCGACGGCGACGGCGGAGACGCCGTCGATCGAACGCAGGTCCACGTCGGCGGGCGGCGCGTCGACGGTGACGGTGACCGTCGCGCCGGTCCCGAGGGCGTCGCGGAGGCCGTCGATGGTGTCGGTGGCGACCAGCCGACCGCGGCTGAGGATGCCGACCCGGTCACAGACCGCCTCGACCTGACTCAGCACGTGGCTGGAGAAGAACACGGTGCCGCCCGCCGCGGCGTGGTCCCGGGTGATCTCACGGATGTCCCGGATCCCGTCGGGATCGAGGCCCGACGAGGGCTCGTCGAGAATCAACAGCTCCGGGTCGCCCACCAGGGCCATCCCGAGGGCGAGGCGCTGGCTCATCCCCTTCGAGTAGCCCCCGGCCCGCCGCTCGGCGGCCGTCGAGTCGAGGCCCACGCGCCGGAGCAGGTCGTCCGGGTCGTCGTCGGCGCCCTTCAACTCGATGGCGTACTGGAGGTGTTCGCGTCCGGTGAGTCGGTCGTAGAGGCTGTAGCCGTCGGGGAGCACGCCGACCCGATCGTGGACCGCGTCGGCCTCGCTCTGGGCGTCGTAGCCCAACACCGTCGCCGTCCCAGCCGTCGGGCGCACGTAGTCGAGCAACACGTCGATGGTCGTCGACTTCCCGGCGCCGTTGGGGCCGAGGAAGCCGAACACCTCGCCCGCCTCGACGGTCAGGTCGAGGTCGTCGACAGCGTACACGTCGTGCCCGTAGCGCTTGGTCAGTCCCTCGACCTCGATAGCGGCCATTACCCACCACCTCGCGTCGCTCTCCGGTCCATACCTCACGGCTGGCCCGCGACGGGAAATAGCTTATCAATATTCTTATATTTTGACAGTGACGTTACTCAAAATCCGTTGAGTAGGCGTCCGGGAGCGAGACCGTGCCGTCGTCGTCGATCCTCGCGGTCAGTGTCCCGCCGTCGTGGTGGAGCGTGATCTTCAGGGCGAGCGGATCGCGCTCGACGACGTGCCGCTCGGCGTCGCCGATGAACGCCGGGAGTCGCCAGAGCGGGAGGTCCGTCACGTCGATACCTCGCTCCCAGTAGAACGCGATCACCGCCGGGTGGCCGAACAGCGCGAGTTCGACCGGGCCGTACACGCGGAGTTCACAGCGGTCACACGTCGCTACACACGCGTACTCCCCGTCCGGGCCGGCGTCGATGGTGGCCGTCGTCGTGCCGCTACAGGTCGGGCAGGTCCCGGCGACCGCCGTGTCGTACTCCCGAAGCACCCGGCGGTTGCACGAGCGCAGCGTCTCCATCGACGACCGCCCCTCGGCTTCGGCGGGCAGCAGGTCGTAGGTCACGACGGTCGTTCCACAGTCCGCACAGGCGACCGAGAGGTGGCGCTCCCGGTACGCGGCCGAGAGCGTCGTCTCCCCACACTCGGGGCAGTGGCCGTCGACGGTCGTCGGCTCGAAGGAGGGCTCCTCGGCGTAGATGCCGGACCTGATCGCCCGGACGACGCGCTCGCCGGCGCTCGTCGGGGCGTACTCGCCGTCGGACTCCGTGACGAACACGTCGGCCAGTTCCTCGAGGTGGTAGGAAAACTGGGAGCTACTGTCGATCGCCGTCCGATCGTGGAGTTCGGTAAAGGAGAGCCCGGGCTCGTCGTTCTCGACGGCCTCGACGAGCACCCGGAGGATCTCGATCCGGTGTTCGCTGCCGAGTGCGGTGAACGCGGTCCCTGTCACGGTCGCTTGTGGGTTCGTCGGCCCGCGGTTAAACGGCGCGGTGGGGCCGCGGCCCGACTCAGTCCTCGCCCGAACGTAGCGCCTCGGCGTCGATCTCGCCGGCGTCGAGTTCGGCTTCGATCTCGCGGGCCGCTTGGACCATGTTCGCCGTCTTCCCGTAGGCGACCTCGCGGGGCAGCAGCTTCAGGCCGCAGTCGGGGCTGACGGTGAGTCGTTCCGGGGGCACGACCTTCAGCCCCTGCTTGATGTTCTCCTTGATCTCCTCGACGGACTCGACCTCGGCGACGTGGGCGTCGGTGACGCCGAGTGCGAGGTCGGGCTCGAACTCGGGGTCGGTGAACACGTCGATCTGTTCGTAGTCGCCGTTGGCGAGCTCCACGTCGAACTCGTCGATGGGGAAGTCGTTGACCTCCGGATAGATCCGGGAGTAGTCGCCGTAACAGACGTGGAGCCCCACTCGCACGTCCTCGGGGATGTCCGCGACGATCCGTTCCAGACACTCCCCGACGACGGCGTGGTCGTCGGGCGTCGTCGCCAGCGCGGGCTCGTCGATCTGGATGTAGCGGGCGCCCGCCTCGACCAGTTTCGTGACCTCCTCGTTGACCAACTCCGCGAGGTCGTAGGCGAGTTCGGCCTCGTCGCCGTAGGCCTCGTCGAAGCTCCACGACGCCAGCGTGTAGGGCCCGGTGATCGGCACCTTCACGGGCCGGTTGGCGACGCCGGCGGTGAACTCGTACTCGTCGACCAGCCACGGCTCGTCGTACTCGAGTTCCTCGACGACGCTCGGCTTGTCGAAGTAGTTGTGGCCCCACACCTTCACCGGGCCGTTGAACTCGTAGCCCTCGATGCGTTCGGCGAAGAACTCCACCATCTCCTCGCGGCGCATCTCGCCGTCGACGACGGCGTCCAGCCCCGCACGCTCGTGTTCGTGGGTGATGAGTCGGCTGGCGTCGTCGGCGGCCTCCGCCCAGTCGTCGTCGTCGAAGTCGTGGTCGTGGTCCGCGTGGAGGTCGCTCGCGCGGTTCAGCCACGTCGGCTTCGGGTAGGAGCCGACGACAGTCGTGAGCAGGAAGTGTTCGTTCTCGTGGTCGTCGGGCTGGAACTGCGAGCGCGTGTCGGTCATCGCGCCACCTCCGGGTCCGCGGCGGTCGCAAGCGTCCGCAGTTTGGCCACGCACTTGTTCACCGGCAGGTGGAACAGCTCCGTGTTCGGCGTGAGGTAGGCCGCGTCGATCCCGCTGCTGGCCGCCTCGCGGAACGCCTCGACCCGGTCCCCGACGGCCGCGGGCTCCTCGACCCGCGTGTTCTGGCCGTCGACGACGCCCAGGGAGACCCGGTCGGTCGTCCCGTGCTCGCGGACGAGGTCCGTCGCCGCTTCCTCGGCGGTGACGAGGTCGTAGCCGAGCGCGTCGGCGTCCGTGTCGAGCAAGTGGCCGTGGAGCGCCTCGTCGAACGTGCCCCAGTAGCCCTGCACCACGACCTCGGCGTCAACGGCGCCGACGACGGCGTCGATGGCGTCGCGCACCCGCTCGTGCTCGCCGCTCTCGGGGGCGTCGGTCACGAGACTCGGCTCCAACAGGTACAGCGTCTCGACGGCGTCGGGGAACGCCGCGGCCTCGCCGGCGAGGAACTCGGCGACGGCGTCGAGGAACGTCGCCCGGTCGCCGTAGTACTCGTCGGTCGCGAGCGCCGACAGCGAGTAGGGACCGGGCAGCACCGCCTGCAGGTCGTCGGTCAGCCCCGCCGCCTTCCGGAGGTCCGCGGCCACGTCGCCGCTCTCGGTCAGTTCGTCGGTCACCACCGGCTCGCGGTAGAAGTTGTTGTTGTCGTAGTAGCGGACGATGCCCTCCGTCCGGACGCTCTCGTGGACACAGAGCGGATGGGCGAGGAAGTCGTCCCAGCGTGCCTGTCCTTCGACGACGCGGTCGAGGCCGGCGTCGTGCTGGTCGTCGATCAGCCGTTCGCGGGCGGCGTCGTACGTCTCGGTCAGTTCCGGGGGCTCCTCGCCGCCGATCAGGTCCTCCTTCTGGTGGCCCTTCAGGTCCGCGAGCCGATCCCGCTGGGCGTCGGGCAGCGGAAAGAGGCCGAGCGTCGACGCGATTCGTTGCATGTGGTCGAAAGGCAGGGAACGACTCGTAATAATATTTGC contains:
- a CDS encoding ABC transporter ATP-binding protein; this encodes MAAIEVEGLTKRYGHDVYAVDDLDLTVEAGEVFGFLGPNGAGKSTTIDVLLDYVRPTAGTATVLGYDAQSEADAVHDRVGVLPDGYSLYDRLTGREHLQYAIELKGADDDPDDLLRRVGLDSTAAERRAGGYSKGMSQRLALGMALVGDPELLILDEPSSGLDPDGIRDIREITRDHAAAGGTVFFSSHVLSQVEAVCDRVGILSRGRLVATDTIDGLRDALGTGATVTVTVDAPPADVDLRSIDGVSAVAVDGNEITATCTVPAAKLRVLDAIRESESELLDFEARQASLEDLFRAYVHPEADGATEVPR
- a CDS encoding winged helix-turn-helix domain-containing protein; this encodes MTGTAFTALGSEHRIEILRVLVEAVENDEPGLSFTELHDRTAIDSSSQFSYHLEELADVFVTESDGEYAPTSAGERVVRAIRSGIYAEEPSFEPTTVDGHCPECGETTLSAAYRERHLSVACADCGTTVVTYDLLPAEAEGRSSMETLRSCNRRVLREYDTAVAGTCPTCSGTTTATIDAGPDGEYACVATCDRCELRVYGPVELALFGHPAVIAFYWERGIDVTDLPLWRLPAFIGDAERHVVERDPLALKITLHHDGGTLTARIDDDGTVSLPDAYSTDFE
- a CDS encoding methionine synthase; amino-acid sequence: MTDTRSQFQPDDHENEHFLLTTVVGSYPKPTWLNRASDLHADHDHDFDDDDWAEAADDASRLITHEHERAGLDAVVDGEMRREEMVEFFAERIEGYEFNGPVKVWGHNYFDKPSVVEELEYDEPWLVDEYEFTAGVANRPVKVPITGPYTLASWSFDEAYGDEAELAYDLAELVNEEVTKLVEAGARYIQIDEPALATTPDDHAVVGECLERIVADIPEDVRVGLHVCYGDYSRIYPEVNDFPIDEFDVELANGDYEQIDVFTDPEFEPDLALGVTDAHVAEVESVEEIKENIKQGLKVVPPERLTVSPDCGLKLLPREVAYGKTANMVQAAREIEAELDAGEIDAEALRSGED
- a CDS encoding 5-methyltetrahydropteroyltriglutamate--homocysteine methyltransferase, with the translated sequence MQRIASTLGLFPLPDAQRDRLADLKGHQKEDLIGGEEPPELTETYDAARERLIDDQHDAGLDRVVEGQARWDDFLAHPLCVHESVRTEGIVRYYDNNNFYREPVVTDELTESGDVAADLRKAAGLTDDLQAVLPGPYSLSALATDEYYGDRATFLDAVAEFLAGEAAAFPDAVETLYLLEPSLVTDAPESGEHERVRDAIDAVVGAVDAEVVVQGYWGTFDEALHGHLLDTDADALGYDLVTAEEAATDLVREHGTTDRVSLGVVDGQNTRVEEPAAVGDRVEAFREAASSGIDAAYLTPNTELFHLPVNKCVAKLRTLATAADPEVAR